One Aphidius gifuensis isolate YNYX2018 linkage group LG3, ASM1490517v1, whole genome shotgun sequence DNA window includes the following coding sequences:
- the LOC122852565 gene encoding cytadherence high molecular weight protein 2-like isoform X3: MDSDEKKDKKRRASLDAEMLARYKASRGRMSDTNQTDSSDIDELLILHNESLDNQSVSMAEDTSFRDTTQSSISASENEGDTDFDKMTGRIAELEDVVDGKEAIIQSLTSEFDMLRNHSSNSSQSHNSNTQFNDILHIYQAKLKDFEVAVLKRDDLIQSLTLSLEESLLSRDNIQLQLQEMIKIPVVNETTISHYPPEAIEKINELQKSLHYNIELAKKNDEENTKSINNLNEKLRISELHLNTNHQETINLQKEYELQVEKINKDMMIVVEKFESDGAYKNSQILQLENDIKNLESKYNNDIIDMENKHSDELNKCQLKLLNYEKTIEKLKLDKKNDKIEVNKSQNLLLRCQDDKYLLNDQIKLLQDQIQDLTAKCIATTSILESKESIERSLDDALANLTSLKDENDILKSKYDDISGKYSAIKSLIDNNQLLNDRSLTTDRLSEFSKASFMSELNTTTYQNLDELSLQIQMSKTKLDEKEKMQKKLNDKIEKLEMNIFNSNELIDDLTKKLDDTNEKLEKTNMEKKTYEKELKDIKNKFDKLMSNIHLSSSSSSSSNNDNNDVIKKIELYSNEIINLRQIIKNKDTELIEKDNNIKLINEKLIQSQSKCNGLKSGLHQAWKQCAEQEEKLNLSVSINNSQMFHTMGESTFNQNETDNSNVSKYYHNDTTTNLNDTDKSMLIKFEKIETENNKLHDEINTLKKTIDICNNDNDLLQKQVDELKNNINILNEKHKDELSRLEAWLSGSGIDKYKKDLEDKHAKEMDELRKFFEEKCLQMKKQYSEEVFNQQSKKMSDDSSEIDELTDDLYYGGGDVTLGDSIDIEKLNNSPKKICQTIEKVLLEVESDSEENWPTELLQLRNKFTSDAKREMEKLKEIHRSEISHIKEEHLRGVSRIIERHNDEIKKLKDNNNNNNDSNKFDDSQSLDINDELMKQKNLYKTCVTLKNLVVDLVKYIVTCEEELNNTFIGEIIKRQIENNKKSNDDLSEKEINTNDDYTNLPKNKIKRVHFAPKMNKISSIVNSETDILLKLVEEEKDISTKLREELEKCIDIMKTESAEIIDISLSPGETMLDTITKQIVWTTKINEELNAKLQEAETTIQDYQQESEQLKITINTLQQKLIIDDNKEIISEGYGEKDDTTNDIIEEDLIQLQEKARLAIISGDNDSNYLLQLIEELSRCNEKISEDSKKDKEDLQLQVAAADKQLRSTRQFLEEQAYEREAERDEAAIKIKLLQEQLKERERDKERDLRISSESASSSRESSVATCISPTTCIPEFVESLESQVREMSSLISITESKKLDTENELQSAISKISDLREIIRDFEQQLLIKNQNEESFKIQIEHLKDIIKTKKNHQRELENELEAIKIGDDDQMNDHLSHLQDELRKHKLSTEHFNVNSTALKQMKIEIYEMSKHLDKRINELETLHMCGSNLSISQPSEDVSIRDQIDSSRCKTPDDDTTSPPTLPLDQILKLKDKLLKHSRTEEVAFKKIKDLDIQLSNYKLQNEELIAEQEILQQNNSEQLFQLEQMRGRLEEYKHSAPFVQRQATSKLELELHDLKVKLQTMEQIIISKDLQLKNLNQQLERINNLLIEKQEEYASIVQNENDTIQQLRNQLKLLNHVKYQLDKKMAEQEDFPQLIESMLADKNDEIDHLKQQLNNKDKKIESLLDDSNNNKQQQQQQQQQQNNEPKNSARTLSDIVSINSECEDICETMRGESTRVNHNFTQNISTMKIPTVNNNNSSNNNKNNQAKDMYLDASVIPLVDSGKLNYYVPPLNLEESPTHSPNILKQISPSEVAMPSLSSESIQVSDITDNNQDNIKQKNSSGSTKYAVEDLENQLKAIYEELKNKSSTLDKREHELNELKLRLDELRTESKNSIDALTRDNDYYKNKFELLKNNETKILQDYDEIENNLKLKTEELDCYKLKIKNNENIINELKTDNKNIKQDINNLREKNNQELLKLRDLLFNKDVIIETLQTRNTEIENENKQLYEYKTKYEKCKKELIDCQNELCRLRDGINNRDSLIQRLEQMARRSTSSENNSSSDNNNNDDDNNNKDEEIHHLKEYLKEKENIIRQMNDDSKSLHRSLETIQNKMKESGNVVDLRKKLQQERKYNAEFAKMIAKLTNELKIIRDETTQQITNDNNNDIEDRVQRELDLSADLDKSILEAIEIENAEMSMNNNNNNHEYHSCNSIDIKPVKNDLEKIIEQYTDIRNKLDKQIKINQQLKCQNDDYEIQKDMFKSQINEYENRIIQIKTLFDNENKKNIDLNKIITTLKSTIRNLEIKFKKDKTTFEKLQLEDSDLINNLTIKYNASYNSEIYLRNSLTALRQEYEKIKIQLQNTLKQPQNNINTEKLDDNKTEITYAEKYEKQNREYLELNETMKKLNDEKNRCMKNLEISIEENEKLLSKIALLEDEKGHIEIDLKHTVEELKLKSDECDWLQKRIKTITNADEKRTKQKIDQENELKNLRKEIDNMRDVMNDVGIDADEIRRQLTQSLSEQAQLSQVVMSLRKTEADLKKKLNDAVSEETKLKEIINDLQIKLHTSKEHDDNDDKENNDKNTSELNFKKIIKNLNSEIERHSYEKLILHEKLKKAREDNAKLELQMCDYNELIKYNNYNYNKTDNNHEKLQHIYGKFIRADSQRKALVFQKKYLLSVIGGYQLSEETTLCILAQLTNEQKSFMTTNDNKLTPKIRFRCLVLSIISIHRMKWKVQRWKKGTRKNGTEIIRECIPGRTMFLPLNRNYQEHSPPVKDNKNNSNNNNGIDYQRYIQRMINIQETLGLASGESASNE; this comes from the exons ATGGACAGTGAtgagaaaaaagataaaaaaagaagagctTCGCTTGATGCCGAaatg ttGGCAAGATATAAAGCATCAAGAGGAAGAATGTCTGACACAAATCAAACAGATTCATCAGATATTGATGAACTTTTGATACTACACAATGAATCATTGGATAATCAAAGTGTAAGTATGGCTGAGGATACATCATTTAGAGATACAACACAAAGTAGTATATCAGCAAGTGAAAATGAAGGTGATActgattttgataaaatgaCTGGACGTATTGCTGAACTTGAAGACGTTGTTGATGGTAAAGAAGCAATAATACAATCATTAACATCTGAATTTGATATGTTAAGAAATCATTCATCAAATTCATCACAAAGTCATAATAGTAATACACAATTTAATGATATACTACATATTTATCaagcaaaattaaaagattttgAAGTAGCAGTATTAAAAAGAGATGATTTAATTCAGAGTTTAACATTATCACTtgaagaatcattattatcacgTGATAACATACAATTACAACTTCAAGAAATGATTAAAATACCAGTTGTTAATGAAACAACAATATCACATTATCCACCAGAagctattgaaaaaataaatgaattacaaaaatcattacattataatattgaattagctaaaaaaaatgatgaagaaaatacaaaatctattaataatttaaatgaaaaattacgtATTTCAGAATTACATCTTAATACAAATCATCAAGAAACAATTAATCTACAAAAAGAATATGAAttacaagttgaaaaaataaataaagatatgatgattgttgttgaaaaatttgaaagtgATGGTGCATATAAAAATAGCCAAATATTACAGCTTGaaaatgacattaaaaatttagaatccAAATATAACAATGATATAATTGATATGGAAAATAAACACTCGGATGAATTGAAtaaatgtcaattaaaattgttaaattatgaaaaaacaattgaaaaactaaaacttgataaaaaaaatgataaaattgaggttaataaatcacaaaatttattattacgttgtcaagatgataaatatttattaaatgatcaaattaaattattacaagatcAAATACAAGATTTAACAGCTAAATGTATTGCAACAACAAGTATATTAGAATCAAAAGAAAGTATTGAAAGATCATTAGATGATGCATTAgcaaatttaacatcattaaaagatgaaaatgatatattaaaatcaaaatatgatGATATTAGTGGTAAATATTCagcaattaaatcattaattgataataatcaattattaaatgacaGATCATTAACAACTGATAGACTCAGTGAATTTAGTAAAGCAAGTTTTATGAGTGAATTAAATACAACGACATATCaaaatttagatgaattatcattacaaatacaaatgtcaaaaacaaaattagatgaaaaagaaaaaatgcaaaaaaaattaaatgataaaattgaaaaattagaaatgaatatatttaattcaaatgaattaattgatgatttaactaaaaaacttgatgataCTAATGAAAAACTTGAGAAAacaaatatggaaaaaaaaacatatgaaaAAGAGcttaaagatattaaaaataaatttgataagttaatgtcaaatatacatttatcatcatcatcatcttcatcatcaaataatgataataatgatgttattaaaaaaattgaattatattcaaatgaaataattaatcttcgtcaaataattaaaaataaagatactgaattaattgaaaaagataataatattaaattaattaatgaaaaactaaTTCAGTCTCAATCAAAATGTAATGGATTAAAAAGTGGTTTACATCAAGCCTGGAAACAATGTGCTGAgcaagaagaaaaattaaatttatcagtatcaataaataatagtcaAATGTTTCATACAATGGGAGAAAGTACatttaatcaaaatgaaactgataattcaaatgtcagtaaatattatcataatgatacaacaacaaatttaaatgatactGATAAATCAATgcttattaaatttgaaaaaattgaaacggaaaataataaattacatgatgaaattaatactcttaaaaaaaccattgatatatgtaataatgataatgatttattacaaaaacaagttgatgaattaaaaaataatattaatatattaaatgaaaaacataaaGATGAATTGTCAAGACTTGAAGCGTGGTTATCTGGTTCtggtattgataaatataaaaaagatttagaaGATAAACATGCTAAAGAAATGGATgaacttagaaaattttttgaagaaaaatgtttacaaatgaaaaaacaatattctgAAGAAGTATTTAATCAACAATCTAAAAAAATGTCTGATGATAGTAgtgaaattgatgaattaactgatgatttatattatggtggtggtgatgttaCACTTGGTGATTCAattgacattgaaaaattaaataatagtcctaaaaaaatatgtcaaacaattgaaaag GTACTGCTTGAAGTCGAATCAGACTCTGAAGAAAATTGGCCAACAGAACTTTTACAATTGCGAAATAAATTCACTAGTGATGCTAAACgtgaaatggaaaaattaaaagaaattcaTAGATCAGAAATAAGTCATATTAAAGAAGAACATTTACGTGGAGTATCAAGAATAATTGAACGACacaatgatgaaataaaaaaattaaaagacaataataataataacaatgatagtaataaatttgatgatagtCAAAGTTTAGatataaatgatgaattaatgaaacaaaaaaatttatacaaaacttgtgttacattgaaaaatttggtGGTTGATCTTGTTAAGTATATTGTAACATGTGAAGAAGAATTAAACAATACATTTATTGGTGAAATAATAAAGcgtcaaattgaaaataataaaaaaagcaatgatgatttatcagaaaaagaaataaatacaaatgatgattatacaaatttaccaaaaaataaaataaaaagagtacATTTTGCaccaaaaatgaataaaatatcatcaattgttaatagtgaaacagatatattattaaaacttgttgaagaagaaaaagatatatcaacaaaattacgTGAAGAACTTGAAAAATGTATTGACATAATGAAAACAGAAAGTGctgaaataattgatatatcaTTATCACCTGGTGAAACAATGCTTGatacaataacaaaacaaattgtatggacaactaaaataaatgaagaacTTAATGCAAAACTTCAAGAAGCTGAAACTACAATTCAAGATTATCAACAAGAATCAGAACAgcttaaaataacaattaatactttacaacaaaaattaattattgatgataataaagaaataatatctGAAGGATATGGAGAAAAAGATGATACTactaatgatattattgaagaagatttaattcaattacaagaaaaag caCGTCTTGCTATAATATCTGGTGACAATGACAGTAATTATCTTCTTCAATTAATTGAAGAACTATCAAgatgtaatgaaaaaatatctgaagattcaaaaaaagataaagaagaTTTACAATTacag GTTGCTGCTGCAGATAAACAATTACGTTCAACACGTCAATTTTTAGAAGAACAAGCATATGAACGTGAAGCTGAACGTGATGAAGctgcaataaaaattaagctACTTCAAGAACAATTAAAAGAACGTGAACGTGATAAAGAACGTGATCTTCGTATTTCTTCTGAG TCGGCTTCATCTTCACGCGAATCATCAGTGGCAACATGTATTTCACCAACAACTTGTATACCAGAATTT GTTGAATCATTGGAATCACAAGTACGTGAAATGtcatcattaatatcaataactgaatctaaaaaattagataCTGAAAATGAGCTACAATCagcaatttcaaaaatatcagatTTACGTGAAATAATACGTGATTTTGAACAACagctgttgataaaaaatcaaaatgaagaatcatttaaaatacaaattgaacatttaaaagatattattaaaactaaaaaaaatcatcaacgaGAATTAGAAAATGAACTTGAAGCAATTAaaattggtgatgatgatcAAATGAATGATCATTTAAGTCATCTTCAAGATGAATTGAGAAAACATAAATTAAGTACAGaacattttaatgttaattcaaCAGCAttgaaacaaatgaaaattgaaatatatgaaatgtcaaaacatcttgataaaagaataaatgaaCTTGAAACATTACACATGTGTGGTTCAAATTTAAGTATAAGTCAACCATCAGAAGATGTATCAATACGTGATCAAATTGATTCATCACGTTGTAAAACACCTGATGATGATACAACATCACCACCAACTTTACCACttgatcaaatattaaaattaaaagataaattattaaaacattcaAGAACAGAAGAagttgcatttaaaaaaattaaagatttagatatacaattatcaaattataaattacaaaatgaagAATTAATTGCTGAACAAgaaatattacaacaaaataattcagaacaattatttcaacttgAACAAATGCGTGGTAGATTAGAAGAATATAAACATTCAGCACCATTTGTACAGCGACAAGCAACATCAAAATTAGAACTTGAATTACAtgatttaaaagttaaattacaaacaatggaacaaataattatatcaaaagatttacaattaaaaaatttaaatcaacaattagaaagaattaataatttattaattgaaaaacaagaaGAATATGCATCAATTgtacaaaatgaaaatgatactATTCAACAATTAcgtaatcaattaaaattattaaatcatgttaaatatcaattggataaaaaaatggCTGAACAAGAAGATTTTCCACAATTAATTGAATCAATGTTGgctgataaaaatgatgaaattgatcatttaaaacaacaattaaataataaagataaaaaaattgaatcattattagatgatagtaataataataagcaacaacaacagcaacaacaacaacagcaaaatAATGAACCTAAAAATTCAGCTCGTACATTGAGTGatattgtttcaataaattCAGAATGTGAAGATATATGTGAAACAATGCGTGGTGAAAGTACACGtgttaatcataattttactcaaaatatatcaacaatgaaaattccaacagttaataataataatagcagcaataataataaaaataatcaagctAAAGATATGTATCTTGATGCATCTGTTATTCCACTTGTTGATagtggtaaattaaattattatgttccACCACTTAATTTGGAAGAATCACCAACACACAGtccaaatattttaaaacaaatatcacCAAGTGAAGTTGCTATgccatcattatcatcagaaAGTATACAAGTATCTGATATTACtgataataatcaagataatataaaacaaaaaaattcatctggtTCAACAAAATATGCTGTTGAAGATTtagaaaatcaattaaaagcaatttatgaagaacttaaaaataaatcatcaacactTGATAAACGTGAACatgaattaaatgaattaaaattacgtCTTGATGAATTACGTACagaatcaaaaaattcaattgatgcATTAACACgtgataatgattattataaaaataaatttgaattattaaaaaataatgaaacaaaaatattacaagattatgatgaaattgaaaataatttaaaattaaaaacagaaGAATTagattgttataaattaaaaattaaaaataatgaaaatattataaatgaattaaaaacagataataaaaatataaaacaagatattaataatttacgtgaaaaaaataatcaagaattattaaaattacgtgatttattatttaataaagatGTTATTATTGAAACATTACAAACAAGAAATAcagaaattgaaaatgaaaataaacaactttatgaatataaaacaaaatatgaaaaatgtaaaaaagaattaattgattgtcaaAATGAATTGTGTCGTTTAAGAGATGGTATTAATAATCGTGATAGTCTTATACAAAGATTAGAACAAATGGCAAGACGTAGTACatcaagtgaaaataattcatcaagtgataataataataatgatgatgataataataataaagacgAAGAAATACATCatttaaaagaatatttaaaagaaaaagaaaatataatacgTCAAATGAATGACGATAGTAAAAGTTTACATCGTTCACTTGaaacaatacaaaataaaatgaaagaatctggtaatgttgttgatttaagaaaaaaattacaacaagaACGTAAATATAATGCTGAATTTGCTAAAATGATtgcaaaattaacaaatgaattaaaaataatacgtgATGAAACAACAcaacaaataacaaatgataataataatgatattgaagATCGTGTACAACGTGAATTGGATTTATCAGCTGATCTTGATAAAAGTATACTTGAagcaattgaaattgaaaatgctGAAAtgtcaatgaataataataataataatcatgaataTCATTCATGtaattcaattgatattaaaccagttaaaaatgatttagaaaaaataattgaacaatATACTGATATACGTAATAAATtggataaacaaataaaaataaatcaacaattaaaatgtcaaaatgatgattatgaaatacaaaaagatatgtttaaatcacaaataaatgaatatgaaaatcgaataatacaaataaaaacattatttgataatgaaaataaaaaaaatattgatttaaataaaataataacaacattaaaatcaacaataagaaatttagaaattaaatttaaaaaagataaaacaacatttgaaaaattacaattagaagattctgatttaattaataatcttacaattaaatataatgcaTCATATAATTCAGAAATATATTTACGTAATTCATTAACAGCATTAAGAcaagaatatgaaaaaattaaaatacaattacaaaatacattgaaacaaccacaaaataatattaatacagaaaaattagatgataataaaacagaAATAACATAtgctgaaaaatatgaaaaacaaaatcgtgaatatttagaattaaatgaaacaatgaaaaaattaaatgatgaaaaaaatcgttgtatgaaaaatttagaaatttcaattgaagaaaatgaaaaattattaagtaaaaTTGCATTATTAGAAGATGAAAAAGGACatattgaaattgatttaaaacatactgttgaagaattaaaattaaaaagtgatGAATGTGATTGGTtacaaaaaagaataaaaacaataacaaatgcTGATGAAAAAcgtacaaaacaaaaaattgatcaagaaaatgaattaaaaaatttaagaaaagaaattgataatatgAGAGATGTTATGAATGACGTTGGTATTGATGCTGATGAAATTCGACGACAATTAACACAATCATTAAGTGAACAAGCACAATTATCACAAGTTGTTATGAGTCTACGTAAAACAGaagctgatttaaaaaaaaaattaaatgacgcTGTATCTGAAGAAACAAAActcaaagaaattattaatgatttacaaattaaattacatacatCAAAAGaacatgatgataatgatgataaagaaaataatgataaaaatacaagtgaattaaattttaaaaaaattattaaaaatttaaacagtgAAATTGAACGTcattcatatgaaaaattaatattacatgaAAAACTCAAAAAAGCACGTGAAGATAATGCTAAATTAGAGCTACAAATGTGTgattataatgaattaataaaatacaataattataattataataaaacagataataatcatgaaaaattacaacatATTTATGGTAAATTTATACGTGCTGATAGTCAACGTAAAGCACttgtatttcaaaaaaaatatttactaagTGTTATTGGTGGTTATCAGTTATCTGAAGAAACAACACTATGTATACTTGCACAATTaacaaatgaacaaaaatcatttatgacaacaaatgataataaattaacaccaAAAATACGTTTTCGTTGTTtagtattatcaataataagtaTACACAGAATGAAATGGAAAGTACAACGTTGGAAAAAAGGTACAAGAAAAAATGGAACTGAAATTATTCGTGAATGTATACCTGGACGTACAATGTTTTTACcattaaatagaaattatcAAGAACATTCACCACCagttaaagataataaaaataatagtaacaataataatggtaTTGATTATCAACGTTATATTCAAAGAATGATTAATATTCAAGAAACACTTGGTTTGGCTTCTGGTGAGTCTGcatcaaatgaataa